From the Synechococcus sp. HK01-R genome, one window contains:
- a CDS encoding DUF3352 domain-containing protein has translation MKARSFLLAVVLAVVLLLGAAAALWWSMVQQSPLRLAEQPLELPRAARFVPRQSALSLHWLVDPGRLPAYAQAVAPTRQRRSAREGMEQLRDGAFALAGLDYTSELADWLGPQVSLALLEPAGAEGAMGWVLALASRDDDGARRFLQRFWQTRSLAGTDLQISRYRGIGVISGRGALLGRDPQPLATALIDDDLLLLASGRGVLEQALDGSQLDELHQLGDQELSRQLRQLGHGVALLTASPAAMETWLGFPAALSQRKDLEGLVAALVPERADLQLEGRLRFRSPVIRRSGAAELSAPLLRASGGPADALALLEKPAQLLKSDVGDPLDQWLGPILRSRLERIGSPALEVIAELDEGPLLWEHLNDGWLLGSRDGRPDDQAVDAQLKQKGLVRSNLPGESASLNVWTQLQRQRSHGKEALEAQLAVALESESGVAWWSNALEALHQRRDQKALEPRLDQLEALAADGASLQQLALAEQGARDQLQQWRPWTLLQAVAGRSLLPAVHGMAMAVSAGEAVSAGEAVSADIPAATDQAEASDTLRFRARLSFA, from the coding sequence ATGAAGGCCCGCTCTTTCCTGCTCGCTGTTGTCCTTGCGGTTGTGCTCCTGTTGGGAGCCGCTGCAGCCTTGTGGTGGTCGATGGTGCAGCAGAGTCCGCTGCGCTTGGCCGAGCAGCCCCTTGAGCTGCCTCGAGCGGCGCGCTTTGTGCCCAGGCAGTCGGCCCTGAGCCTGCATTGGTTGGTGGATCCGGGGCGGCTTCCGGCCTATGCCCAAGCGGTGGCCCCTACACGCCAGCGGCGCTCCGCTCGTGAGGGGATGGAGCAGCTTCGTGATGGCGCCTTCGCCTTGGCAGGACTTGATTACACCTCTGAATTGGCGGATTGGCTCGGCCCTCAGGTGAGCCTGGCGCTGCTGGAACCGGCTGGTGCTGAAGGGGCGATGGGATGGGTGTTAGCCCTGGCCAGCCGCGATGACGATGGTGCCCGGCGCTTTCTGCAGCGCTTTTGGCAGACCCGCAGCCTGGCTGGCACGGATCTCCAGATCAGCCGTTACCGAGGTATTGGCGTGATCAGCGGTCGCGGGGCCTTGCTGGGACGCGATCCACAGCCCCTGGCCACGGCACTGATTGACGATGACCTGCTCCTTCTGGCCTCAGGTCGTGGGGTGCTGGAGCAGGCCCTTGATGGATCCCAGCTTGATGAACTCCATCAGCTCGGTGATCAGGAGCTCAGCCGACAGCTGCGGCAGCTGGGCCATGGTGTCGCCTTGTTGACGGCCAGTCCGGCGGCCATGGAAACCTGGCTTGGTTTCCCTGCGGCACTCTCCCAGCGAAAGGATCTTGAGGGCCTCGTGGCGGCCTTGGTTCCCGAGCGTGCCGATTTGCAGTTGGAGGGCCGTTTGCGTTTCCGCTCGCCAGTCATCCGGCGTTCCGGGGCAGCGGAGCTTTCGGCTCCCCTGCTGCGGGCCTCAGGGGGGCCTGCGGATGCCTTGGCGTTGCTGGAGAAACCAGCCCAGTTACTCAAAAGCGACGTCGGTGATCCTTTGGACCAATGGCTGGGCCCCATCCTCCGCAGCCGTCTGGAGCGGATCGGTTCCCCCGCACTGGAGGTGATTGCCGAACTCGATGAGGGCCCATTGCTCTGGGAGCATTTGAACGATGGCTGGCTTCTAGGCAGTCGCGATGGCCGTCCTGATGATCAGGCCGTGGATGCGCAGCTGAAACAGAAGGGACTGGTTCGTTCCAACCTGCCTGGTGAGTCCGCATCCCTGAACGTCTGGACGCAACTGCAGCGGCAGCGCAGCCATGGCAAAGAGGCACTCGAGGCCCAGCTCGCCGTCGCCCTGGAGTCGGAATCGGGAGTCGCTTGGTGGAGCAACGCTCTCGAGGCGCTGCATCAGCGGAGGGATCAGAAAGCCCTTGAACCACGCCTCGATCAGTTGGAGGCGCTTGCCGCCGACGGGGCCTCGTTGCAGCAGCTTGCCCTTGCTGAGCAGGGGGCTCGGGATCAACTGCAGCAGTGGCGCCCCTGGACGCTTCTTCAGGCCGTGGCCGGTCGCTCCCTGTTGCCGGCTGTTCATGGCATGGCGATGGCTGTTTCCGCGGGAGAGGCTGTTTCTGCAGGAGAGGCTGTTTCTGCTGACATTCCAGCGGCAACTGATCAGGCTGAAGCCAGCGACACCCTGCGCTTCCGTGCCCGGCTCAGCTTCGCTTGA
- a CDS encoding rhodanese-like domain-containing protein produces MSNDIETGAPKPLTATDLHHWLQEASPPLLVDVREHSELAIAPFPSPVLHLPLSESEQWMAELETKLAGVEALVVICHAGVRSWHFGCWLLSRDPHRSVWNLSGGIDAWSVTVDPRVPRY; encoded by the coding sequence ATGAGCAACGACATCGAAACCGGGGCTCCGAAGCCCCTCACGGCCACTGATCTCCATCACTGGCTCCAGGAGGCCTCACCCCCCCTACTGGTGGATGTGCGGGAACACAGCGAACTGGCCATCGCCCCCTTCCCAAGTCCGGTGCTCCATCTGCCCCTGAGCGAATCAGAGCAATGGATGGCGGAGCTCGAGACCAAGCTCGCAGGAGTGGAGGCCCTGGTGGTGATCTGCCATGCCGGCGTCCGCAGCTGGCACTTCGGCTGCTGGCTTCTGTCCAGAGATCCCCACCGCTCCGTCTGGAACCTGAGCGGTGGGATCGATGCCTGGAGTGTGACCGTGGACCCAAGGGTCCCTCGATACTGA
- the trpB gene encoding tryptophan synthase subunit beta: MTSTLPSQPTDADLAVSARPTDRGRFGRYGGQYVPETLMPALAELEAAAAEAWRDPAFTAELDRLLRNYVGRATPLYEAERLTAHYRRADGGPRIWLKREDLNHTGAHKINNALGQALLALRMGKKRVIAETGAGQHGVATATVCARFGLECVVYMGAEDMRRQALNVFRMRLLGATVQPVKAGTATLKDATSEAIRDWVTNVESTHYILGSVAGPHPYPMLVRDFHAVIGEEAKRQCHEAFGRLPDVLVACVGGGSNAMGLFHPFVQDKGVRLVGVEAAGDGVATGRHAATITEGRVGVLHGAMSLLLQDSEGQVQEAHSISAGLDYPGVGPEHSYLREIGRAEYGAVTDAEALTALQLVSQLEGIIPALETAHAFAWLEQLCPTLPDGTEVVLNCSGRGDKDVNTVAEKLGKALGG, translated from the coding sequence GTGACCAGCACTCTGCCTTCTCAGCCCACCGATGCGGATCTGGCCGTCAGCGCTAGGCCCACCGATCGCGGACGCTTCGGGCGGTATGGCGGTCAGTACGTGCCTGAAACGTTGATGCCGGCTCTGGCGGAACTGGAGGCCGCCGCTGCTGAGGCCTGGAGGGATCCGGCGTTCACTGCCGAACTAGACCGGCTGTTACGCAATTACGTGGGGCGGGCGACTCCGTTGTATGAGGCCGAACGGCTGACGGCCCATTACCGCCGCGCCGATGGTGGTCCCAGGATTTGGCTCAAGCGGGAAGACCTGAATCACACCGGTGCTCACAAGATCAACAACGCTTTGGGCCAGGCCCTGCTAGCGCTGCGTATGGGTAAAAAACGGGTGATCGCAGAGACGGGTGCCGGTCAGCACGGGGTGGCAACGGCAACGGTTTGTGCCCGTTTCGGCCTGGAATGCGTTGTCTATATGGGTGCTGAAGACATGCGACGTCAGGCGCTCAATGTGTTCCGCATGCGGCTCCTCGGCGCAACCGTGCAACCGGTGAAGGCTGGTACCGCAACGCTTAAGGACGCCACCAGCGAAGCCATTCGAGATTGGGTCACCAACGTGGAGAGCACCCATTACATCCTCGGTTCGGTGGCCGGACCCCACCCTTACCCAATGTTGGTGCGCGATTTCCACGCCGTGATTGGCGAGGAAGCGAAGCGTCAATGTCATGAGGCCTTCGGTCGCTTGCCAGATGTTCTGGTGGCTTGTGTGGGTGGCGGCTCCAATGCCATGGGGCTGTTCCACCCCTTTGTTCAGGACAAAGGCGTGCGCTTGGTTGGTGTGGAGGCTGCTGGTGATGGCGTGGCCACAGGGCGGCATGCGGCCACCATCACCGAAGGACGGGTGGGTGTGCTGCACGGGGCCATGAGCCTGCTGCTGCAGGACAGCGAGGGGCAGGTGCAGGAAGCGCACTCCATCAGCGCCGGTCTCGATTACCCCGGTGTGGGCCCCGAGCACAGCTACCTGCGCGAGATCGGGCGTGCTGAATACGGTGCTGTCACCGATGCGGAGGCCCTGACGGCGCTGCAGCTGGTCAGTCAGCTTGAGGGCATCATCCCTGCGCTGGAAACCGCCCATGCCTTCGCCTGGTTGGAACAGCTCTGCCCGACCTTGCCGGATGGAACGGAGGTGGTGCTCAACTGCAGCGGCCGCGGCGATAAGGATGTGAATACGGTGGCCGAAAAGCTGGGCAAAGCCCTGGGAGGCTGA
- a CDS encoding heat-inducible transcriptional repressor HrcA — protein METLPNRQQEVLRATVHHYVDTIEPVGSRTLVQRFGLKASSATVRSAMGALEQRGLLTQPHTSAGRVPSPSGYRHYVDCLLPKPGVAAQHLEQELTQLSLRWAALDDLLLQMARRLTDFTGLMSLITRPTRAEPTLQAVRLVRSGDRLLVMLVENSNQASHLNLRLPHGAADQLEAMEHWTSHQLEQHGDGSLDWNSLPLQLQPCGRALQDAINSHQRLRRPAESGALVHGVSRLIAQPEFNDSSLVRPLLELIDQRPAAVVPGDHQAPQGVWIGHEHPEAALQSFSVVQASYRTGADGIGQVALVGPMRMAYATARAAARSVARALERLLS, from the coding sequence TTGGAGACCCTCCCCAACCGACAACAGGAGGTTCTCCGGGCGACGGTCCATCACTACGTCGATACGATCGAGCCGGTCGGCAGCAGGACGCTCGTTCAGCGCTTCGGACTCAAAGCCAGCTCAGCCACGGTTCGCTCAGCGATGGGAGCACTGGAGCAGCGCGGGCTCCTGACACAGCCGCACACCTCGGCGGGCCGCGTGCCCAGCCCCAGTGGCTATCGCCATTACGTGGACTGCTTACTGCCGAAACCCGGTGTCGCGGCGCAGCATCTCGAACAGGAGCTCACCCAGCTGAGCCTCCGCTGGGCAGCCCTGGATGATCTGCTTCTTCAGATGGCACGTCGGCTGACCGACTTCACCGGCCTGATGAGCCTGATCACGAGACCGACGCGAGCGGAGCCAACCCTTCAGGCGGTGCGACTGGTGCGCAGCGGAGACAGGTTGCTGGTGATGCTGGTGGAAAACAGCAATCAAGCGAGCCACCTCAACCTGCGTCTCCCCCATGGAGCAGCCGATCAACTGGAGGCGATGGAGCACTGGACCAGCCATCAGCTGGAACAGCACGGTGACGGCAGCCTGGATTGGAACAGCTTGCCGCTTCAACTCCAACCCTGCGGACGAGCTCTGCAGGACGCCATCAACAGCCATCAACGCCTGCGACGCCCTGCAGAAAGTGGCGCCCTTGTGCATGGGGTCTCTCGTCTGATCGCCCAACCGGAATTCAACGACAGCAGCCTGGTGCGTCCGCTGCTCGAATTAATCGACCAACGACCGGCAGCCGTCGTGCCTGGGGATCATCAAGCTCCCCAGGGGGTCTGGATCGGGCACGAACATCCGGAGGCGGCCCTCCAGTCTTTCTCGGTGGTCCAAGCCAGCTATCGGACTGGAGCCGACGGGATAGGCCAGGTGGCGCTGGTGGGCCCGATGCGTATGGCCTATGCCACCGCCAGAGCTGCAGCCCGTTCAGTCGCCAGAGCCTTAGAACGCTTGCTCAGCTGA